In one Portunus trituberculatus isolate SZX2019 chromosome 31, ASM1759143v1, whole genome shotgun sequence genomic region, the following are encoded:
- the LOC123511655 gene encoding tetratricopeptide repeat protein 27-like yields the protein MKTLHAWEIKYLHPEDDAALTQQGQGSGDEEADPRESQGSETEEWRQVAELVAAGSYVQALQEPFCQSALGKSLQRAAGTSVGDHYKAALTSFLEEGGEEQQHVVLCVGLCCLQLFIQNNFTGPQLGPPPNTLLPGLVPDGVEAIAVWEEALEALVGDTEGVYNLLEAPEYLTVARVALVEIRPHLATCLTRDWWSMRCSLAHQRVADERSPGLYEELLCALNQAENNTDLLCVSKELTALYHLEAGHLHLYYYDVGRAGQHFKRARDALGMEIELTGALGKRTKWQQEDRPQLVAKVKYMGQPLMAGELPGTTLLPSDLPKDLLLQDDTRLPRPKFRDQDQDVIPDLRPVEQAVLLATLTHLRRSSANDVQLDLETKAYLIALLQHPKNWCLQLSALLLRSHVEATESRAMERSLNQMEELVAALRREEPSRRERLRLFGASLVPPHWELQQELARMLMRLGCVKTALEVFEQLHLWEDVVTCFNELQMRQRAAEVVRQQLQKGETPKLLCMLGEATDNTEHYLRAWELSGHRSGRAQRCLGNHYYVRKEYSQAITHYEKSLEINRLQFPVWQRLAYCALQVEAWEKCAQAYRRCSVLEPDTFEVWNNMSQAYLKLDQKPRAWKALKEALRCKMDSWRLWDNFMLVSTSLGYMQDALAAYTHILALKERHVDTQVLGRVVKAIVEGQRDPEGREAQGLYRRCSELLGRLTSEVPAHPELWYLYGELTRAHLSPDPQTRHQAMQRFRKAVAATTQRPGWEKDTMTVVAALHRAVALAEAAVTMTEGTSPEAAVTDLNSARMCINGVLSGARRGQVNVATGEMVEGVQEPLNLLEDKMTALKAQLDTLRQQT from the exons ATGAAGACGCTACATGCATGGGAGATTAAGTATTTACACCCTGAAGATGACGCGGCTCTCACTCAGCAAGGCCAGGGCAGCGGTGACGAGGAGGCTGATCCTAGGGAATCACAAGGATCAG AGACTGAGGAATGGAGGCAAGTGGCAGAGCTAGTTGCTGCTGGAAGCTACGTGCAGGCACTGCAGGAGCCTTTCTGCCAATCAGCTCTTGGTAAAAGCTTGCAGCGGGCAGCTGGAACCAGTGTTGGGGATCACTACAAGGCTGCTCTGACCAGCTTcctggaagagggaggggaagagcagCAGCATGTGGTCCTCTGTGTGGGTTTGTGCTGTTTGCAGCTTTTCATACAGAACAACTTCACTGGGCCACAACTGGGGCCTCCACCCAATACTCTGTTGCCTGGGTTGGTTCCAGATGGTGTGGAGGCAATAGCTGTATGGGAGGAAGCCTTAGAGGCCCTTGTTGGAGACACAGAGGGAGTCTACAATCTGCTAGAAGCACCAGAGTACTTAACAGTGGCCAGAGTGGCACTGGTGGAGATACGACCACACCTGGCTACATGCCTCACCAGGGACTGGTGGTCCATGCGGTGCAGCTTAGCCCATCAACGTGTGGCTGACGAGCGCTCCCCGGGCCTGTATGAAGAGTTACTGTGTGCCCTGAACCAAGCAGAGAACAACACTGACCTGCTCTGTGTTTCCAAGGAGTTGACAGCTCTCTACCACTTGGAAGCTGGCCACCTTCACCTCTACTACTATGATGTGGGCCGAGCAGGCCAACATTTTAAAAGGGCCAGGGATGCACTTGGCATGGAGATTGAGTTGACAGGGGCACTTGGCAAACGGACCAAGTGGCAGCAGGAGGACCGGCCTCAGCTTGTGGCCAAGGTGAAGTACATGGGGCAACCTTTGATGGCTGGGGAATTACCAGGCactaccctccttccctcagatTTACCCAAGGATCTGCTGCTGCAGGATGACACTCGACTTCCCCGACCCAAGTTCAGGGACCAGGACCAGGATGTCATCCCTGACCTTAGGCCTGTTGAACAAGCAGTCCTGCTCGCCACCCTCACTCACTTACGACGCTCTTCAGCTAATGATGTTCAGTTAGACCTGGAGACCAAGGCCTACCTGATTGCTCTCCTCCAGCACCCCAAGAACTGGTGCCTACAACTGTCTGCTCTTTTGTTGCGCTCCCATGTCGAGGCCACAGAGTCCAGGGCCATGGAACGTTCTCTCAACCAAATGGAGGAACTGGTGGCAGCACTAAGGAGGGAGGAGCCATCCCGGCGGGAACGGTTGCGTCTGTTTGGTGCCTCGCTTGTGCCACCACACTGGGAGCTGCAACAGGAGCTGGCCAGAATGTTGATGCGGCTGGGCTGTGTCAAGACAGCCCTGGAAGTGTTTGAGCAGCTCCACCTGTGGGAAGATGTGGTGACTTGTTTCAATGAGCTGCAGATGCGGCAACGAGCAGCAGAGGTGGTGCGTCAGCAACTccagaaaggagagacaccaaAGTTATTGTGCATGTTGGGAGAGGCAACTGACAATACTGAGCACTACTTAAGGGCCTGGGAGCTTTCTGGCCACCGCAGTGGGCGAGCCCAGCGCTGTCTTGGAAACCATTATTATGTCAGGAAGGAATATAGCCAGGCTATTACCCATTATGAAAAAAGTTTGGAGATCAACAGACTACAGTTTCCAGTGTGGCAGCGGCTGGCATACTGTGCTCTGCAAGTGGAGGCTTGGGAGAAGTGTGCACAGGCTTACCGGCGTTGCAGTGTGCTGGAGCCTGATACTTTTGAGGTTTGGAACAACATGAGCCAAGCCTACCTCAAGCTAGATCAGAAGCCTCGTGCCTGGAAGGCCCTGAAGGAGGCCCTGCGCTGCAAAATGGATTCTTGGCGCTTGTGGGACAACTTCATGCTGGTGAGCACCTCTCTAGGATACATGCAGGATGCACTGGCTGCCTACACCCACATTTTGGCTCTGAAGGAGAGGCACGTGGACACCCAGGTGCTGGGTCGTGTGGTAAAGGCCATTGTGGAGGGCCAGCGCGACCCTGAGGGCCGTGAGGCACAGGGCCTCTACCGCCGTTGCTCAGAGCTGCTGGGTCGCCTCACTAGTGAGGTGCCAGCACATCCTGAACTTTGGTACCTCTATGGGGAGCTGACTCGTGCTCATCTCTCCCCTGATCCCCAGACTCGCCATCAGGCCATGCAGCGGTTCAGGAAGGCAGTGGCAGCCACCACACAGCGGCCAGGCTGGGAAAAGGATACTATGACAGTAGTGGCTGCACTGCATCGGGCGGTAGCACTGGCAGAAGCTGCCGTCACCATGACAGAGGGAACCAGTCCAGAAGCTGCAGTGACTGACCTGAACTCTGCAAGAATGTGCATCAACGGTGTACTTAGTGGGGCACGGCGGGGCCAGGTCAATGTGGCCACAGGGGAGATGGTGGAGGGGGTACAGGAACCCCTCAACCTGCTGGAGGACAAGATGACTGCACTAAAAGCTCAGTTGGACACACTTAGGCAACAAACGTGA